The following coding sequences are from one Streptomyces angustmyceticus window:
- a CDS encoding LmeA family phospholipid-binding protein yields the protein MRTPTRIPASPPSPTGRHHAADATGDPDDSTGDTRTLGTVNPYADLAALADPEPEPETDAFDAAGTPFRRTYLNERDDSDDPLGLGLRSDDEADGEAWKPPNHRRKKRGLGRFAAIPLALKLLVTVLVGVSFLTLFDRFAVLYAQNKTAEKVKDALHLNATPEVDIEGFPFLTQVLGKRVDQVKVTIPDVAADRVSLAKFEATAHDVRIDGDLPSSIKGATIGRMDGSVLLAFDDMNRELGASQVKFSEMGSNAVRAVGQLPIAGHDLRVRAEARIQRAGDRGISTNISRMRLDIGDIAVYRPGTGKEEGLRLTRKTAAELSRQAEKVKAMLSIPAIVDRIGIPKPYIQEALSSEEKLHELTGSPRFIQKLMKVNLVDVVADHPWLLQKVGIDPKILGTLTGLTKPQLADQLSLSFQLPKTPGDVRLRHISVERDGIRAELSGKNLPFGDAAKKQKEK from the coding sequence ATGCGAACCCCCACACGCATACCTGCGTCCCCGCCCTCGCCGACCGGCCGGCACCACGCCGCCGACGCGACGGGCGACCCGGACGACTCCACCGGGGACACCAGAACACTCGGCACGGTCAACCCGTATGCGGACCTGGCGGCGCTCGCCGACCCCGAACCGGAGCCGGAGACCGACGCGTTCGACGCCGCGGGCACGCCCTTCCGGCGCACCTACCTCAACGAGCGCGACGACAGCGACGACCCGCTGGGCCTCGGCCTGCGCTCGGACGACGAGGCCGACGGCGAAGCCTGGAAGCCGCCGAACCACCGCCGCAAGAAGCGCGGCCTGGGCCGGTTCGCCGCCATCCCGCTCGCTCTGAAGCTGCTGGTCACCGTCCTGGTCGGCGTCTCGTTCCTGACCCTCTTCGACCGGTTCGCGGTGCTGTACGCGCAGAACAAGACCGCGGAGAAGGTGAAGGACGCGCTGCATCTGAACGCCACTCCCGAGGTCGACATCGAGGGGTTCCCGTTCCTCACCCAGGTCCTGGGCAAGCGCGTCGACCAGGTGAAGGTCACGATCCCCGACGTCGCCGCCGACCGGGTCTCGCTGGCGAAGTTCGAGGCCACCGCGCACGACGTGCGCATCGACGGCGACCTGCCCAGCTCCATCAAGGGCGCCACGATCGGCCGTATGGACGGCAGCGTGCTGCTCGCCTTCGACGACATGAACCGCGAACTGGGCGCCTCGCAGGTGAAGTTCAGCGAGATGGGGTCCAACGCGGTGCGCGCGGTCGGCCAGTTGCCGATCGCCGGCCACGACCTGCGCGTACGGGCCGAGGCGCGCATCCAGCGGGCCGGTGACCGCGGTATCTCCACCAACATCAGCCGGATGCGCCTGGACATCGGCGACATCGCCGTCTACCGCCCCGGCACCGGCAAGGAGGAGGGCCTGCGGCTGACCCGCAAGACCGCCGCCGAGCTGAGCCGGCAGGCCGAGAAGGTCAAGGCGATGCTCAGCATCCCGGCGATCGTCGACCGCATCGGCATCCCCAAGCCCTACATCCAGGAGGCGCTGAGCAGCGAGGAGAAGCTCCACGAGCTGACCGGCTCGCCGCGCTTCATCCAGAAGCTGATGAAGGTCAATCTCGTCGACGTGGTCGCGGACCACCCGTGGCTGCTGCAGAAGGTCGGCATCGACCCGAAGATCCTCGGCACGCTCACCGGCCTCACCAAGCCGCAGCTCGCCGACCAGCTGTCGCTGTCCTTCCAGCTCCCCAAGACGCCCGGGGACGTCCGGCTGCGGCACATCTCCGTCGAGCGGGACGGCATCCGCGCCGAACTCTCGGGGAAGAACCTGCCGTTCGGGGACGCGGCGAAGAAGCAGAAGGAGAAGTAG
- a CDS encoding HAMP domain-containing sensor histidine kinase, whose product MTDPTHARPTGGTGPAQSRLGARIARLPLRSRLTLLTAVAVAVAVAVSALACWLLTRAQLRDEVDSSLNNVSVLPQYLQATYASCRPTDPAESKNAPPSYYNVQIVQVDGSRCIGPNSQPVQVQRADVAVAQGVQRDTLHDAVTTEGTDVRVLTKHIGVEGVQFAVSISRPLTEIDSALNRLALLLAAVAGLGVVGAGTAGLVIARSGLKPVDRLTDAVEHVARTEDLAIRIPADGDDEIARLSRSFNSMTAALAASRDLQQQLIADAGHELRTPLTSLRTNIDLLVRSERSGRPIPPADKEALLASVKAQMGELAALIGDLQELSRPPAPGHSVVEVVALHEIVGSALERARLRGPSLRVEADLAPWYVRAEPAALERAVVNLLDNAVKFSPPGGTVEVRLAHGELTVRDHGPGIPQDELPHVFERFWRSPSARSLPGSGLGLSIVARTAQAAGGAVRLRSADVGGTEAVLTLPGAATPPPGMPQPPPRPPGPPGGP is encoded by the coding sequence ATGACCGACCCGACCCACGCGCGGCCGACGGGCGGCACGGGCCCCGCGCAGAGCCGGCTCGGCGCCCGGATCGCGCGGCTGCCGCTGCGCTCGCGGCTGACCCTGCTCACCGCGGTGGCGGTGGCGGTGGCGGTGGCGGTCTCCGCGCTGGCCTGCTGGCTGCTGACCCGGGCCCAGCTGCGCGACGAGGTGGACAGCTCGCTGAACAACGTCAGCGTCCTGCCGCAGTATCTGCAGGCGACGTACGCCAGCTGCCGGCCCACCGACCCCGCCGAGAGCAAGAACGCCCCGCCGTCGTACTACAACGTCCAGATCGTCCAGGTCGACGGCTCGCGCTGCATCGGGCCCAACTCCCAGCCGGTGCAGGTGCAGCGCGCGGACGTCGCGGTGGCGCAGGGCGTGCAGCGCGACACCCTGCACGACGCCGTCACCACCGAGGGCACGGACGTGCGGGTGCTGACCAAGCACATCGGGGTCGAGGGCGTGCAGTTCGCGGTGTCGATCTCGCGGCCGCTGACCGAGATCGACAGCGCGCTGAACCGGCTCGCGCTGCTGCTGGCGGCGGTGGCCGGGCTGGGCGTCGTGGGCGCCGGCACGGCGGGGCTGGTCATCGCGCGCTCCGGCCTCAAGCCGGTGGACCGGCTGACCGACGCCGTCGAGCACGTCGCCCGCACCGAGGACCTGGCCATCCGCATCCCGGCCGACGGCGACGACGAGATCGCCCGGCTCTCCCGCTCCTTCAACTCCATGACCGCCGCGCTGGCCGCGTCCCGCGACCTCCAGCAGCAGCTGATCGCGGACGCGGGCCATGAGCTGCGCACGCCGCTGACGTCGCTGCGCACCAACATCGATCTGCTGGTGCGCAGCGAGCGGTCCGGCCGGCCGATCCCGCCCGCCGACAAGGAGGCGCTGCTGGCCTCGGTGAAGGCACAGATGGGGGAGCTGGCGGCGTTGATCGGCGACTTGCAGGAGCTGTCGCGGCCGCCGGCGCCGGGGCACAGCGTCGTCGAGGTCGTGGCGCTGCACGAGATCGTCGGCTCGGCGCTGGAGCGGGCCCGGCTGCGCGGCCCGTCGCTGAGAGTCGAGGCGGACCTCGCCCCCTGGTACGTCCGGGCCGAGCCCGCCGCGCTGGAGCGGGCGGTGGTGAACCTGCTGGACAACGCGGTGAAGTTCAGCCCGCCCGGCGGCACCGTCGAGGTCCGCCTGGCGCACGGCGAGCTGACCGTGCGCGATCACGGCCCCGGTATCCCGCAGGACGAACTGCCGCACGTCTTCGAACGGTTCTGGCGCTCGCCGTCCGCGCGGAGCCTGCCGGGCAGCGGCCTGGGGCTGTCGATCGTGGCGCGTACGGCACAGGCGGCGGGCGGCGCGGTGCGGCTGCGGTCCGCCGACGTCGGCGGCACGGAGGCGGTGCTGACGCTGCCGGGCGCCGCGACGCCGCCCCCGGGGATGCCGCAGCCGCCGCCGAGGCCGCCGGGCCCGCCCGGGGGACCGTAG
- a CDS encoding response regulator transcription factor produces MSPAEHDDHPARILIVDDEPAVREALQRSLVFEGYVTEQAVDGLDAVEKVAAYDPELIVLDVLMPRMDGLTAARRLRASGVRVPILMLTARDTVGDRVTGLDAGADDYLVKPFELDELLARIRALLRRSSYAAAAGAPPEEGETLSFADLRMDLATREVIRGGRHVELTRTEFTLLEMFLAHPRQVLTREQILKAVWGFDFEPTSNSLDVYVMYLRRKTEAGGEPRLVHTVRGVGYVLRTDGGAE; encoded by the coding sequence ATGAGCCCCGCCGAGCACGATGACCATCCCGCCCGCATCCTGATCGTCGACGACGAGCCCGCGGTCCGGGAGGCCCTGCAGCGTTCGCTGGTCTTCGAGGGGTACGTCACCGAGCAGGCGGTGGACGGGCTGGACGCGGTCGAGAAGGTCGCCGCCTACGACCCGGAGCTGATCGTCCTGGACGTGCTGATGCCCCGGATGGACGGGCTGACCGCCGCCCGCAGGCTGCGGGCGAGCGGGGTGCGGGTGCCGATCCTGATGCTGACCGCCCGTGACACGGTCGGGGACCGGGTCACGGGCCTGGACGCCGGCGCCGACGACTACCTCGTCAAGCCCTTCGAGCTGGACGAGCTGCTCGCCCGGATCCGTGCCCTGCTGCGCCGCAGCTCCTACGCGGCGGCGGCCGGCGCCCCGCCCGAGGAGGGCGAGACGCTGAGCTTCGCCGACCTGCGGATGGACCTGGCGACCCGCGAGGTGATCCGGGGCGGCCGCCATGTCGAGCTGACCCGTACCGAGTTCACCCTGCTGGAGATGTTCCTCGCGCATCCGCGGCAGGTCCTCACCCGGGAGCAGATCCTGAAGGCCGTATGGGGCTTCGACTTCGAACCCACCTCCAACTCCCTCGATGTGTACGTGATGTATCTGCGCCGCAAGACGGAAGCGGGCGGCGAGCCGCGGCTGGTGCACACCGTGCGGGGGGTCGGCTACGTCCTGCGCACGGACGGCGGTGCCGAATGA